The Colwellia sp. M166 genome segment GCAGGTTTAGACTATTACAATCATAATTTAGATACCTCACCAGAGCATTATAATCAAATTATTACCACACGTACTTATCAAGACCGTTTAGATACTTTAACCAATGTCAGAAGTTCAGGTATGAAAGTTTGTAGTGGCGGTATTGTTGGCTTAGGGGAAGAAAGCAAAGACCGAGCGTCATTACTTGCGCAGCTAGCAAACCTTTCACCGCAACCAGAAAGTGTACCTATTAATATGTTAGTTAAGATTGAAGGTACGCCGTTATCTGATGTTGCTGACTTAGATCACTTTGAATTTATTCGTTGTATAGCTGTGGCACGTATCATGATGCCTAAAAGCCATGTTCGCTTGTCAGCTGGACGCGATGCCATGAATGAACAAATGCAAGCCATGTGCTTTCTAGCCGGAGCAAATTCAATATTTTACGGTTGTAAATTATTGACTACAGGCAACCCAGAAGCAAATAAAGACATGATGTTATTTGAGCGCTTAGGTATCAATACTGAAACGATAGCTAGCTCAGACGTTGATGATGAAAAACTTAAAACCGCAGTCATTGATCAACAAAATAGTGACTTATTCTATAACGCTGTCAATTAAGTGTTATGGCGTTTAATTTTTTAACTGCCGATGTTGAACAACAAAAACAATGTGCGCGATATCGCGCACGTCAGTGCGTTGCTGAGCAAAATGGTCGTTATGTCAAGATTAATGATAAAAGCTATTTAAACTTTTCATCAAATGACTATCTTGGCTTAAATCATCATCGAGAAATAAACCAAGCATTATCCGTTGGCGCCGAAAGGTTTGGCACTTGTGCTAGTGGCTCAAGTTTAATTACCGGTTACTCTTATGCACACCAAGCATTAGAACACGATATTTGTGATTGGTTAAATAAGCCAAAATGTTTACTCTTTGCGAGCGGATTTTCTGCAAATAGTGCTTTAATGCAGGCATTAGGGCATGAAAGCAGCCAACTTTATTTAGATAAGTTGAGTCATGCTTCATTGATCGATGGGGCACGGTCGAGTGCTGCGAAAGTAAAACGCTTTTTGCATAATGATATTGAGCAACTACAACGCTTTTTAGCAAAAAACCAGCAAACTGAAAATCAAGATAATGAATTAAATCAGGTCATTGTTTCTGAAGGTGTTTTTAGTATGGATGGCGATCAGGCTGACGTGGCTAATTTAGCAAAAATAGCACAACAACATCAAGCTTTGCTATATTTAGACGATGCCCACAGTATCGGTGTTATTGGCAATAAAGGCCAAGGCAGTTCCAGTTTAGCGGATATCGATGTTGTTATGGCAACATTTGGTAAAAGTATCGCAACCAGTGGTGCCTTTGTCGCCTGCGATAATAACTTAGCCGAATATTTGATAAATTTTTCTCGGCATTATATTTATTCAACGGCGATATCTCCGGCCTTAGCTTGGGCGACAAAAAAGAGTATTGAAATTATTCAAACTGAGCATTGGCGTCGTGAAAAAATTATTGAACTGAGTAAATTGCTTACTGAAAAGCTTGATAAAAAAATAAAGTTAATTGAGAACTCATCATCAATTCATGCCATTGTCATTGGTGATGAGATCACCACACTGGATGTTTGTCAGCAATTACGAAATAAAGGCATTTGGCTCAGTGCTATTCGCCCTCCGACCGTTCCACAAAATAGCTCAAGGTTACGTGTTACTATAACTGCGAGCCATGAAGTTAAAGATATCAATTACTTAGCTAATTGTATCAATGAGGTTATACAATAATGCCCAAAATGACTAGTCGTTATAAAATAGCGAAATCTTTTGGTTCTGCCAGCGCATCTTATGATATATCAGCACGTTTACAACGTTATAGTGGCAAACATTTAATGCCATGGTTACCTAATCGCAATGACTTAACGGTGTTAGATTTGGGCTCAGGAACTGGTTTTTTTACTGACCTTTTAGCCAGCAGCTATCAGCAAGTTATGGGCTTAGATATATCAAAAGATATGCTGATATTTGCTCAAGAAAATCGCAATCAAGCTATTTGTTGGTTAGAGGCCGATGCCTATAAGATACCGTTACAAGATAATAGCATTGATTTTATTTATTCTAACTTGATGATCCAGTGGTGTGATCCATTAGATTTAGTTTTAAACGAAGTGATGAGAGTTTTGAAGCCTGGCGGACTTTTCATCTTTAGTACTCTGGTTAATGGCACATTATTTGAGTTAAAGTCAGCGTGGGCACAAGTTGATGATGATCAACACGTGATCGATTTTAAAGCAGAGCGTGAAGTTAGAGCATTGTTGAATGGGCCAGACCGCAAATTATTGGAAGCTAAACAACAAGATATTATTTTAGAATATGAAAATGTTTTGCATCTTGCTCATGAATTAAAAAGTCTTGGTGCTAATCATGTTCCTAAGAAACAAGGTAAGGGCTTAGCGGGTAAAGATAAATGGCAAAAAATGACTAAAAGTTATCAAGATTTTTTAGAGCCAAATAATATTTATCCAGCTACTTATAAAGTTTTTTCGGGCTTAGTGGTTAAGCTGAGCTAAATAACTCAGTCTTAACTCACTAATTGCAATACACCTTTAAGAGTTTCCAATATGTTGAAAATATTCATTACAGCCACTGATACCGACGCCGGTAAAACTTATGCAGCACAAGCTTTGGTAAATGCCTTTGTGGTAAACAATATAAAAGTTGCCGTATATAAGCCAATATCTGCAGGCTGTCAGTATGTCAATAATGAACTCGTTAATGAAGATGCTTTGTTATTACTCAAACAAGCTAATTGCCAACAGACAGTTTTACAAATTAACCCTATTGCTTTTGAACCAGCCATTGCACCTCATATTGCCGCAATTCAATTACAGCAAACAATAAATTTAACTGACATAAAACAAGGCTATGACGATATCATTGCCTTAGAGCCCGAAATTATTATTTGTGAAGGCGCAGGGGGATGGCGTTTACCTTTGGGGCATGGTAACTATCTTTCAGAATTTGTACAAGCAACTCAGCAAAATGTAATACTTATCGTTAATATGAAACTTGGTTGCTTAAATCATGCAATATTAACCTATCAAGCCATTGTGGCCGATGGTCTTAATTGTTTGGGCTGGATCGCCAATTGTCCAGAAAGCATGCCATATTTAACAGAAAATATTGCTGAATTAACTGAGCTTTTACCGGTGCCAAAACTAGCAGAACTAGCTTTTGAACAAGATATCAAACAAGCCGCAAAGAAAATTAATATTTCCCTAATAACAGAGCAATTTAATTTAACCTCTGTTACACAAGTGAATCTTACCAATAGTTATAAATAGTTTTAACGCTTGTAATATATCGTTATTACAAGCGTTTATATTTTAAACAAAAATCAATTTTACTTAAGCAAACTGTCTAAGTTAGAGTCAGTGGTAATGACTGATTTATTGTTGCCTTTAAACAAAAAACCATCAGCATCTTTGTCAGTATCAGATAAACCAGACACTAATGCCATGGTGTTGTCTTTAATATCTAATCCCGTACCTTCAACAATGGCCACAATCGGTGTGGTTTCATTGAGCACCATAAATTCTGCTAAGCGTTGGGCACGTGTCTCACCATTATGACCCGGTGGATTATGATCAGTATAATGAGGATTGAGCTGAAAATTAACAAGCTGTAAAGCATCAAAACTTTTCGGTTCAATTATTGGCATATCATTGGTTGTACGTATTGAAAGGCCAGCGACATTAGAGCCTGCACTCCAGCCAATATAAGGTATACCTTGAGTAACTTTATCTTGAATGGCTTTGATAAGATTGTGTTGATACAACTGATGTAATAAATGAAAAGTATTACCACCGCCAACTGCTATCGCTTTGGCGGTATTAATTGCCTTAACTGGATCGTCAAACTTATGAATACCTTTTACGGTAATACCGCTATCAATGAGGGCACTTTGTACCATAGCCGTGTAGTCATCATAGTTTACAGTAACGCCAGCATAGGGAATAAATAATAGCTCGCTAACACCATTTAATTTTGCCTTTATCAGCGACAAAGCATGTTGCAAATATTTTGTATCACCAACACGAGAGCTACTTAGCAGCAATAAGTTTGCATTTTCAATGGTCAATTTTTTAACCTTTTATTTATTTTAAAGAGCGCTCATTTTACCTGATTTAGGCCTCGAAGTTTATTAATTCTTGCTGGCTATTTAAAATATAACGTGCAGTTACAAAGCAATAAAACTATTTCTAGTGACATAACTCAGCAATGCAAGCCATAGCAATAAAACCAGAGCGTGTTTTGTGATCTGAAGATTTAGCCACCCGATCATCAATTTGTTTTATTAATAATTCAGGCAGGGTCACGTTTATCTTATGACTTTTGCCCATGTAAGGAACAATATCAAAATCAAGTACCGCCCAAATAGGTGAGATAGCTGTAGACATCAACATATGATGTTCAATCGTTTTCGCTTGTGGCACTTGTTCGCCATATTCCACCAGAATTTTTAAGTGTGCTGCCATTGCTTCATTTAGCAATAGAAGTCCCTCATCTATCGTTATTGCTTTCACCTTACAACCAGGCAAATCAACAATTGAAAACAGATAATTTTTTTCTTCGTTATTACGTAACACCAAAACTGGATATTTCATAATTTCGTCCTTTATTTGTTAACTTGAAACTATAACCCCAATAACCTCATATGTAAACATATTGATAACCCTGAGAGTTATCAATACGCATTTATCGCAACCCCAGTAACTCCCTGTCAAGTATTAAAAACAACTCCAGCAACTCTATTGTGTTTAGTTGGTAAATGTTCACTTCGGGTCTAGCTAATTATTTATGGTAATTAATTTTTACGGAGGTTAATTACTTTATTAAACTCGATAATCGGTGTGAATGGTTAAGCATTGATACTTGTAGGGTTATTGAATGGCTTTGTTTGCTTTTTCTAAACTATTTATCAATGCTCTATTGTTATTATTAAGCCTGTATCAAATCGTTGAAATAAACTTTTTATAAAAAATTTCAGTTTAGCATCGAAATAATTCCATGAAATATTGCTGTGATTGCGGATAATTTAAGCACAGTAATACCTGTATTTAGTGGCGTAGATTTGTGCTTATTTTATGAGGGCTAATTAGGGGCTGTTGATAATTATTTAATTGAACTGTCAGAGCTTAAGCAAACAGAACTTATGTTAATGAATATTTTTTAGTATTGAAATCAATAAATTTGTTAGCGTTTTCATTGTTAAAACTGACGCTAACAAATTTTCTATTATAAGTTAAGCTTGTACTTACCAATAGTTTTCAAAACTAAAATGTCCTTTGGAGCGCCTTAAATGTTTTGCAAAGCCAAGGGCTAACAATACATCTCGGGTGTCATGTACCATGGCAGGGTTTCCACATAAGTAAAAAAAGCTATTGTGTTTATCAGGAAATAAGTTCGCTGCTTGCATTAAACGACCATCACGCAATAGTGCTGGAATTCTACCTGAAAGTATATGCTGATGTTTTTCCCGAGAAACTATTGGAATATAAGTCAGTTTCCCGCGGTATTCTTGCTGTAAATTAGCGATAAGCTCTTGGTAAACTAATTCTTGGGATGTGCGAACTGCATGAACTAAAACAAGT includes the following:
- the bioB gene encoding biotin synthase BioB gives rise to the protein MPFNDLMFKAQVIHRANFNPNEVQVSTLLSIKTGACPEDCKYCSQSSRYKTDIDKERLMAVEKVLEAAQVAKDQGSTRFCMGAGWRNPKARDMPLVVEMVKGVKALGLETCMTLGMLSADQADELQGAGLDYYNHNLDTSPEHYNQIITTRTYQDRLDTLTNVRSSGMKVCSGGIVGLGEESKDRASLLAQLANLSPQPESVPINMLVKIEGTPLSDVADLDHFEFIRCIAVARIMMPKSHVRLSAGRDAMNEQMQAMCFLAGANSIFYGCKLLTTGNPEANKDMMLFERLGINTETIASSDVDDEKLKTAVIDQQNSDLFYNAVN
- a CDS encoding 8-amino-7-oxononanoate synthase → MAFNFLTADVEQQKQCARYRARQCVAEQNGRYVKINDKSYLNFSSNDYLGLNHHREINQALSVGAERFGTCASGSSLITGYSYAHQALEHDICDWLNKPKCLLFASGFSANSALMQALGHESSQLYLDKLSHASLIDGARSSAAKVKRFLHNDIEQLQRFLAKNQQTENQDNELNQVIVSEGVFSMDGDQADVANLAKIAQQHQALLYLDDAHSIGVIGNKGQGSSSLADIDVVMATFGKSIATSGAFVACDNNLAEYLINFSRHYIYSTAISPALAWATKKSIEIIQTEHWRREKIIELSKLLTEKLDKKIKLIENSSSIHAIVIGDEITTLDVCQQLRNKGIWLSAIRPPTVPQNSSRLRVTITASHEVKDINYLANCINEVIQ
- the bioC gene encoding malonyl-ACP O-methyltransferase BioC, whose product is MPKMTSRYKIAKSFGSASASYDISARLQRYSGKHLMPWLPNRNDLTVLDLGSGTGFFTDLLASSYQQVMGLDISKDMLIFAQENRNQAICWLEADAYKIPLQDNSIDFIYSNLMIQWCDPLDLVLNEVMRVLKPGGLFIFSTLVNGTLFELKSAWAQVDDDQHVIDFKAEREVRALLNGPDRKLLEAKQQDIILEYENVLHLAHELKSLGANHVPKKQGKGLAGKDKWQKMTKSYQDFLEPNNIYPATYKVFSGLVVKLS
- the bioD gene encoding dethiobiotin synthase, whose protein sequence is MLKIFITATDTDAGKTYAAQALVNAFVVNNIKVAVYKPISAGCQYVNNELVNEDALLLLKQANCQQTVLQINPIAFEPAIAPHIAAIQLQQTINLTDIKQGYDDIIALEPEIIICEGAGGWRLPLGHGNYLSEFVQATQQNVILIVNMKLGCLNHAILTYQAIVADGLNCLGWIANCPESMPYLTENIAELTELLPVPKLAELAFEQDIKQAAKKINISLITEQFNLTSVTQVNLTNSYK
- the pepE gene encoding dipeptidase PepE; translated protein: MTIENANLLLLSSSRVGDTKYLQHALSLIKAKLNGVSELLFIPYAGVTVNYDDYTAMVQSALIDSGITVKGIHKFDDPVKAINTAKAIAVGGGNTFHLLHQLYQHNLIKAIQDKVTQGIPYIGWSAGSNVAGLSIRTTNDMPIIEPKSFDALQLVNFQLNPHYTDHNPPGHNGETRAQRLAEFMVLNETTPIVAIVEGTGLDIKDNTMALVSGLSDTDKDADGFLFKGNNKSVITTDSNLDSLLK
- a CDS encoding type II toxin-antitoxin system HicB family antitoxin; amino-acid sequence: MKYPVLVLRNNEEKNYLFSIVDLPGCKVKAITIDEGLLLLNEAMAAHLKILVEYGEQVPQAKTIEHHMLMSTAISPIWAVLDFDIVPYMGKSHKINVTLPELLIKQIDDRVAKSSDHKTRSGFIAMACIAELCH